A DNA window from Branchiostoma lanceolatum isolate klBraLanc5 chromosome 17, klBraLanc5.hap2, whole genome shotgun sequence contains the following coding sequences:
- the LOC136423435 gene encoding eukaryotic translation initiation factor 2A-like, whose translation MADAELQSGVSKAAKKNKKRRNKKPNQEEGQGSSPGDTTPAADPLEDLKVKLAEAKAKQDHPLASKLRQQIWLLQDDAAGVKPELDPQILSSLETNLPKNAEKKAEVEEKPVTSDATIDKQLKSLRKKLQQIEKLKQRKAGGEKLESNQMAKVEKEQEVRDEIEEIEILMRQAALGLL comes from the exons atggCGG atGCAGAACTACAATCTGGTGTTTCCAAAGCTGctaagaagaacaagaaaaggAGGAACAAGAAACCCAACCAAGaggaaggtcaggggtcaagtcCAGGTGACACAACCCCAGCTGCTGACCCCCTAGAGGACCTCAAAGTGAAACTGGCCGAAGCAAAGGCAAAACAG GACCACCCTCTGGCCTCTAAGCTCAGACAACAGATATGGCTTCTACAGGATGATGCAGCTGGGGTAAA GCCAGAACTTGACCCACAGATACTTTCCTCTCTGGAGACAAACCTACCGAAGAACGCAGAGAAGAAGGCTGAAGTAGAAGAAAAGCCTGTGACCTCTGATGCCACCATAGACAAACAGCTGAAGTCCCTCAGGAAAAAGTTACAACAGATCGAGAAACTGAAGCAAAGGAAAGCTGGTGGGGAGAAACTGGAATCAAATCAG ATGGCCAAAGTGGAAAAGGAACAAGAAGTCCGGGATGAGATAGAAGAGATTGAGATCCTGATGAGGCAGGCAGCCCTGGGACTGCTGTGA